In a single window of the Bacillus mycoides genome:
- a CDS encoding cytochrome c biogenesis protein, protein MSFLNNSIIYHIAIILYACSISLYFIDYFQSNRKANRFAFWLLSIVWVLQSIFMLLRATDSETNPILTLLSGIYFYVWLLITMSLVINRFMRIDFLVFFTNVVAFGVSAFSIFTPLGKMSPVLAEQLVSELVYVHVGMAIISYATFTVSFIFSIMYLLQYRLLKKKKWNARLRRLGNLPKLESMSYGLNLFSVPFFLLAIILGCIWGYTKLDNFHWYDTKVIGSFVVLFVYCVGLYLRAADVLQGKKIVQWNIGAFLVMLVNIFLLSSLSNFHFWYL, encoded by the coding sequence ATGAGTTTTTTAAATAACAGTATTATTTATCATATTGCAATTATTTTATATGCTTGTAGCATTAGTTTATATTTTATAGATTATTTCCAAAGTAACCGAAAGGCGAACCGCTTTGCTTTTTGGTTACTTTCGATTGTATGGGTTCTGCAGTCTATCTTTATGTTGCTTAGGGCTACAGATTCAGAAACGAATCCTATTTTAACTTTATTATCAGGGATTTATTTTTATGTTTGGTTATTGATTACGATGTCATTAGTCATTAATCGATTTATGCGTATTGACTTTTTAGTCTTTTTTACAAATGTTGTAGCATTTGGCGTAAGCGCTTTTTCTATTTTTACACCGCTCGGGAAGATGTCGCCAGTACTTGCAGAGCAATTAGTTTCAGAACTTGTATACGTGCATGTCGGTATGGCGATTATTTCTTATGCAACGTTTACTGTATCGTTTATTTTTTCTATTATGTATTTATTGCAATACCGACTATTAAAAAAGAAAAAGTGGAATGCGAGATTAAGAAGATTAGGAAATTTGCCGAAGCTTGAATCTATGTCTTACGGATTAAATTTATTTTCTGTTCCGTTTTTCTTATTAGCAATTATATTAGGATGCATATGGGGATATACAAAATTGGATAATTTCCATTGGTATGATACGAAAGTAATTGGGTCTTTTGTCGTTCTATTTGTATATTGCGTGGGCTTATATTTACGAGCAGCAGATGTGTTGCAAGGTAAGAAAATTGTGCAGTGGAATATCGGGGCATTTCTCGTAATGCTAGTTAACATTTTTCTATTAAGCAGTTTATCTAATTTCCACTTTTGGTATTTATAA
- the hemB gene encoding porphobilinogen synthase translates to MNSLQFNRHRRLRQSGGMRALVRETFLHTEDFIYPIFVLEGENTRNEVPSMPGVYQMSLDLLQAEMQEVVDLGIRSVIVFGLPAEKDEVGSSAYCEHGIVQRAIKQIKDEFPELVVVADTCLCQFTSHGHCGVIEDGVILNDESLAALAKTAVSQAKAGADIIAPSNMMDGFVTAIRHALDENGFAHVPVMSYAVKYSSAFYGPFRDAAHGAPQFGDRKTYQMDPANRMEAFREAESDVMEGADFLIVKPALSYLDIVRDVKNNFNLPVVAYNVSGEYSMIKAAAQNGWINEKEVVLEKLISMKRAGADLIITYHAKDAARWLQEGGAK, encoded by the coding sequence ATGAATTCTTTACAATTTAATCGTCATCGTCGTTTAAGACAAAGCGGGGGCATGCGTGCGCTTGTACGTGAAACATTTTTACATACAGAAGATTTTATTTACCCTATTTTTGTATTAGAAGGAGAAAATACTCGTAATGAAGTTCCTTCTATGCCAGGCGTATATCAAATGTCTTTAGATTTATTGCAAGCTGAAATGCAAGAGGTCGTTGATTTAGGTATTCGTTCTGTTATTGTATTTGGTTTACCTGCTGAAAAGGACGAAGTTGGATCATCGGCATATTGTGAGCATGGAATTGTACAGCGTGCAATTAAGCAAATTAAAGATGAGTTCCCAGAGCTAGTAGTAGTTGCAGATACATGTTTATGTCAATTTACAAGCCATGGTCATTGCGGTGTTATTGAAGATGGCGTTATTTTAAATGATGAGTCTCTTGCAGCTCTTGCAAAAACAGCTGTAAGTCAAGCGAAAGCAGGGGCAGACATTATTGCACCATCTAACATGATGGACGGATTCGTAACAGCAATTCGCCATGCATTAGATGAAAATGGTTTCGCGCACGTACCAGTTATGTCGTACGCTGTGAAATATTCATCAGCATTTTACGGACCGTTCCGTGATGCAGCACATGGTGCACCGCAGTTTGGTGACCGTAAAACATATCAAATGGACCCAGCGAACCGTATGGAAGCATTCCGTGAAGCAGAATCAGATGTAATGGAAGGGGCCGACTTCTTAATTGTAAAGCCAGCTCTTTCTTATCTAGATATCGTTCGTGATGTGAAAAATAACTTTAACTTACCAGTCGTTGCTTATAACGTAAGTGGTGAATATTCGATGATTAAAGCAGCAGCACAAAATGGTTGGATTAATGAAAAAGAAGTTGTACTTGAGAAATTAATTAGCATGAAACGCGCAGGAGCAGACTTAATTATTACGTATCATGCAAAAGATGCAGCAAGATGGTTACAAGAAGGAGGCGCTAAATAA
- the yihA gene encoding ribosome biogenesis GTP-binding protein YihA/YsxC → MKVTKADIVISAVKPEQYPDSDLPEIALAGRSNVGKSSFINKILNRKKLVRISSKPGKTQTLNFFLINEMMHFVDVPGYGYAKVSKTERAAWGRMIETYFTTRTQLDAAVLVVDLRHQPTKDDIMMYDFLKHYEIPTIIIATKADKIPKGKWQKHLKVVKETLAVEIGDEIVLFSSETGLGKEEAWKAIHKMTKTKNA, encoded by the coding sequence ATGAAAGTAACAAAAGCAGATATTGTAATTAGTGCCGTTAAACCGGAACAATATCCAGACAGTGATTTACCAGAAATTGCCTTAGCAGGTCGTTCTAATGTCGGGAAGTCTTCCTTTATTAATAAAATTTTAAATCGTAAAAAGTTAGTACGTATTTCTTCTAAACCAGGAAAAACGCAAACGCTGAACTTTTTCTTAATCAATGAAATGATGCATTTTGTTGACGTTCCAGGTTATGGATATGCGAAAGTATCTAAAACAGAGCGCGCGGCATGGGGCAGAATGATTGAAACTTACTTTACAACACGTACGCAATTAGACGCAGCTGTATTAGTAGTTGATTTACGTCACCAACCAACAAAAGATGACATTATGATGTATGATTTCTTAAAGCATTATGAAATCCCAACAATTATTATTGCAACGAAAGCCGATAAAATTCCGAAAGGGAAATGGCAAAAGCATTTAAAAGTTGTAAAAGAAACGCTTGCTGTTGAAATTGGCGATGAAATCGTTCTATTCTCTTCTGAAACAGGACTTGGAAAAGAAGAAGCATGGAAAGCAATTCATAAAATGACAAAAACAAAAAACGCGTGA
- the hemL gene encoding glutamate-1-semialdehyde 2,1-aminomutase: MKKFDKSIAAFEEAQNLMPGGVNSPVRAFKSVGMNPLFMERGKGSKVYDIDGNEYIDYVLSWGPLIHGHANDRVVEALKAVAEKGTSFGAPTEIENKLAQLVIERVPSIEIVRMVNSGTEATMSALRLARGYTGRNKILKFIGCYHGHGDSLLIKAGSGVATLGLPDSPGVPEGVAKNTITVAYNDLESVKYAFEQFGDDIACIIVEPVAGNMGVVPPQPGFLEGLREVTEQNGALLIFDEVMTGFRVAYNCGQGYYGVTPDLTCLGKVIGGGLPVGAYGGKAEIMRQVAPSGPIYQAGTLSGNPLAMTAGYETLVQLTPESYVEFERKAEMLEAGLRKAAEKHNIPHHINRAGSMIGIFFTDEQVINYDAAKSSNLEFFAAYYREMVEQGVFLPPSQFEGLFLSTAHSDADIEATIAAAEIAMSKLKA; encoded by the coding sequence ATGAAAAAATTTGATAAATCGATTGCGGCGTTTGAAGAGGCTCAAAATTTAATGCCTGGAGGCGTAAACAGCCCTGTCCGTGCTTTTAAGTCTGTTGGTATGAATCCGCTGTTTATGGAGCGCGGAAAAGGCTCTAAAGTATATGATATCGATGGGAATGAATACATCGATTACGTATTATCGTGGGGACCTTTAATTCATGGTCATGCGAATGATCGTGTTGTTGAGGCTTTAAAAGCTGTTGCTGAAAAAGGAACAAGCTTTGGTGCACCAACAGAAATTGAAAATAAATTAGCGCAGCTTGTTATCGAGCGTGTACCATCAATTGAGATTGTGCGTATGGTTAACTCTGGAACAGAGGCGACAATGAGCGCGCTACGTTTAGCTCGTGGTTACACTGGACGTAACAAAATTTTGAAATTCATTGGTTGTTATCACGGTCATGGTGATTCTTTATTGATTAAAGCAGGTTCGGGTGTAGCAACGCTAGGTTTACCAGATAGCCCTGGTGTACCAGAAGGTGTAGCGAAAAATACGATTACAGTAGCGTATAACGATTTAGAAAGTGTAAAATATGCTTTCGAACAATTCGGTGATGACATCGCTTGTATAATTGTAGAACCAGTGGCAGGGAATATGGGTGTTGTTCCCCCTCAACCAGGGTTTTTAGAAGGACTTCGTGAAGTGACAGAGCAAAACGGTGCACTACTTATTTTTGATGAAGTAATGACAGGATTCCGTGTTGCTTATAATTGTGGACAAGGTTACTACGGTGTAACTCCTGACTTAACTTGTTTAGGTAAAGTAATCGGTGGTGGCTTGCCGGTAGGAGCATACGGTGGGAAGGCAGAGATTATGCGTCAAGTTGCACCAAGCGGACCGATTTACCAAGCTGGAACATTATCGGGTAATCCACTTGCAATGACAGCAGGTTATGAAACGTTAGTGCAGTTAACGCCAGAATCATATGTGGAATTTGAGCGTAAAGCAGAAATGTTAGAGGCTGGACTACGTAAGGCAGCTGAAAAGCATAATATCCCGCATCACATTAATCGTGCAGGTTCTATGATTGGTATTTTCTTTACAGATGAGCAAGTTATTAATTATGATGCAGCAAAATCTTCAAACTTAGAATTCTTTGCAGCTTACTATCGTGAAATGGTAGAACAAGGTGTATTTTTACCACCTTCTCAATTTGAAGGTTTATTCTTATCGACAGCACATAGTGATGCAGATATTGAGGCGACAATTGCGGCGGCCGAAATTGCAATGTCAAAATTAAAAGCATAA
- the hemD gene encoding uroporphyrinogen-III synthase, with the protein MNALAGKTVLITRAQHQAKQMSVAVKERSGIPLEIPLLRMEGTSHRQIQHIAGQLHSYDWVIFTSKNGVAFFLDGLETKIPLTIKIAAVGVKTKLELEKRGYQVHFVPTSFVAETFAEEFLKELSGNERILFPKGNLARDVIPVKLREFGVFLDELIVYGTKVNVEKKQELITALKLGEVNIITFTSPSTVDSFVRLLEGTNWREWTKKCTIACIGPITEKEANLYFSHVIVPKEYTVEALLQCICESIK; encoded by the coding sequence ATGAACGCTCTCGCTGGCAAAACAGTATTGATTACACGTGCCCAGCACCAAGCGAAACAAATGAGTGTAGCAGTGAAAGAAAGGAGCGGAATTCCATTGGAAATTCCGCTTTTGCGTATGGAAGGTACGTCTCATAGGCAAATTCAACACATAGCAGGGCAGCTACATTCGTATGACTGGGTTATTTTCACGAGTAAAAATGGTGTAGCTTTTTTTCTAGATGGTTTAGAAACAAAAATACCATTAACTATTAAAATCGCTGCGGTAGGCGTGAAAACAAAATTAGAGTTAGAAAAAAGGGGCTATCAAGTTCATTTTGTTCCGACCTCGTTTGTTGCAGAAACATTTGCCGAAGAGTTTCTAAAAGAGTTAAGTGGAAACGAGCGTATTTTATTTCCGAAAGGGAATTTAGCAAGAGATGTAATCCCGGTTAAACTTAGGGAGTTTGGTGTTTTTCTAGATGAGTTAATTGTATATGGTACGAAGGTGAATGTAGAGAAAAAACAAGAACTTATAACAGCATTGAAATTAGGGGAAGTAAATATTATTACATTTACGAGCCCTTCAACTGTTGATAGTTTTGTTCGTTTACTTGAGGGTACAAACTGGAGAGAATGGACGAAAAAATGTACAATTGCTTGTATAGGGCCTATTACGGAAAAAGAGGCGAACCTCTATTTTTCACATGTTATTGTGCCAAAAGAGTACACTGTAGAAGCATTACTGCAATGCATTTGTGAATCTATAAAATAA
- a CDS encoding MarR family winged helix-turn-helix transcriptional regulator: MKENPLHLDNQLCFSIYACSREVTRFYRPYLEEMGITYPQYITLLVLWEQDGLTVKEIGERLFLDSGTLTPMLKRMESLKLVQRVRSKEDERKVCIELTKQGKDLKEIACSLPTTMATNLGITEQEYHSLLIQLNTLIETMKKINDRKGE, from the coding sequence ATGAAAGAAAATCCTTTGCATCTAGATAACCAACTTTGTTTTTCTATTTACGCTTGTTCTAGAGAGGTTACCCGTTTTTACCGCCCCTATTTAGAAGAAATGGGCATTACGTATCCCCAGTACATTACTTTACTCGTACTCTGGGAACAAGACGGACTAACAGTAAAAGAAATTGGAGAACGTCTATTTTTAGATTCTGGTACTTTAACACCTATGTTAAAACGTATGGAATCATTAAAACTTGTACAACGTGTTCGTTCAAAAGAAGACGAGCGAAAAGTTTGTATTGAATTAACAAAACAAGGTAAAGATTTAAAAGAAATAGCTTGTTCATTACCAACAACGATGGCTACAAATTTAGGCATTACAGAGCAAGAATATCATTCTTTATTAATCCAATTAAACACGTTAATTGAAACAATGAAAAAAATTAATGACAGAAAAGGGGAATAA
- a CDS encoding organic hydroperoxide resistance protein, which produces MDKLYTASVTATGGRNGKVVSDDGILNLDVKMPKALGGAGGEATNPEQLFAAGYAACFDSALQLVIRTKRMKVESTEVTAHVSIGKDTDGGFGLSAVLDVHVAGVSHAEAQELVEAAHGVCPYSKATRGNIEVTLNVR; this is translated from the coding sequence ATGGATAAATTATATACTGCTTCAGTAACAGCAACAGGTGGAAGAAACGGTAAGGTAGTTTCAGATGATGGCATATTAAATCTTGATGTAAAAATGCCAAAAGCACTAGGTGGCGCAGGCGGAGAAGCAACAAATCCAGAACAATTATTTGCAGCTGGTTATGCAGCTTGCTTTGATAGTGCATTACAACTTGTAATTCGTACAAAACGTATGAAGGTGGAAAGTACAGAAGTGACTGCACACGTTTCTATCGGTAAAGATACAGATGGTGGTTTCGGACTATCTGCTGTACTTGACGTACATGTTGCTGGTGTTTCTCATGCCGAAGCACAAGAACTTGTAGAAGCCGCTCACGGTGTATGTCCTTACTCTAAAGCAACAAGAGGAAATATTGAAGTTACATTAAACGTACGCTAA
- the lon gene encoding endopeptidase La, which produces MSSMNTNERIVPLLPLRGILVYPTMVLHLDVGRDKSIQALEQAAMDENIIFLAMQKEMNIDDPKEDDIYSVGTVAKVKQMLKLPNGTLRVLVEGLHRAEVVEFIEEENIVQVSIKTVTEEVEDDLEEKALMRTLLEHFEQYIKVSKKVSNETFATVADVEEPGRLADLIASHLPIKTKQKQEILEIVSVKERLHTLISIIQDEQELLSLEKKIGQKVKRSMERTQKEYFLREQMKAIQTELGDKEGKGGEVEELREKIEQSGMPEETMKAALKELDRYEKLPVSSAESGVIHNYIDWLLALPWTTATEDMIDLTHSEEILNKDHYGLEKVKERVLEYLAVQKLTNSLKGPILCLVGPPGVGKTSLARSIATSLNRNFVRVSLGGVRDESEIRGHRRTYVGAMPGRIIQGMKKAKTVNPVFLLDEIDKMSNDFRGDPSAALLEVLDPEQNHNFSDHYIEEPYDLSKVMFVATANTLASVPGPLLDRMEIISIAGYTELEKVHIAREHLLPKQLKEHGLRKGNLQVRDEALLEIIRYYTREAGVRTLERQIAKVCRKAAKIIVTAERKRIVVTEKNIVDLLGKHIFRYGQAEKTDQVGMATGLAYTAAGGDTLAIEVSVAPGKGKLILTGKLGDVMKESAQAAFSYIRSRAEELHIDPDFHEKNDIHIHVPEGAVPKDGPSAGITMATALISALTGIPVSKEVGMTGEITLRGRVLPIGGLKEKTLSAHRAGLTKIILPAENEKDLDDIPESVKENLTFVLASHLDEVLEHALVGVKQ; this is translated from the coding sequence ATGTCTAGTATGAATACGAATGAAAGAATTGTGCCCCTCCTACCATTAAGAGGCATTCTCGTATATCCAACGATGGTTCTGCATCTTGATGTAGGACGTGATAAATCGATACAAGCACTAGAGCAGGCGGCAATGGATGAAAATATCATCTTTTTAGCAATGCAAAAAGAAATGAATATCGACGATCCGAAAGAAGATGACATATATAGTGTAGGTACAGTGGCGAAAGTGAAGCAAATGTTAAAATTGCCGAACGGTACGCTTCGTGTCCTTGTAGAAGGTTTACATAGAGCAGAAGTAGTAGAGTTTATCGAAGAAGAAAATATAGTGCAAGTTTCTATTAAAACGGTAACGGAAGAAGTAGAAGATGATTTAGAAGAGAAGGCTCTTATGCGTACGTTACTGGAGCATTTCGAACAATATATTAAAGTTTCGAAAAAAGTTTCAAATGAAACATTTGCAACGGTAGCTGATGTAGAAGAACCGGGAAGACTAGCTGATTTAATTGCTTCTCACTTACCGATTAAAACGAAGCAGAAACAAGAGATTTTAGAGATTGTATCTGTGAAAGAACGACTACATACACTTATTTCAATTATTCAAGATGAACAAGAGTTACTTAGCCTAGAAAAGAAAATTGGACAAAAAGTGAAACGTTCAATGGAGCGCACGCAAAAAGAATATTTCTTACGTGAGCAAATGAAGGCAATTCAAACTGAACTTGGTGATAAAGAAGGCAAGGGCGGGGAAGTTGAAGAACTTCGTGAGAAAATTGAACAGTCGGGAATGCCTGAAGAAACAATGAAGGCTGCACTGAAAGAATTAGATCGTTATGAAAAATTACCTGTAAGTTCTGCTGAGAGTGGTGTCATTCATAATTATATTGATTGGTTATTAGCTCTCCCATGGACAACAGCAACAGAGGATATGATTGACCTCACTCATTCGGAAGAAATTTTAAATAAAGATCATTACGGTCTTGAAAAAGTGAAAGAGCGAGTACTTGAATATTTAGCTGTACAGAAGTTAACGAATTCATTAAAAGGGCCAATTCTTTGTCTAGTAGGACCTCCTGGGGTTGGGAAAACTTCGTTAGCTCGTTCTATCGCAACATCGTTAAACCGTAATTTTGTACGTGTTTCTCTTGGTGGTGTGCGTGATGAATCTGAAATTCGTGGTCACCGTCGTACATATGTAGGAGCGATGCCAGGACGTATTATTCAAGGTATGAAGAAGGCGAAAACAGTTAATCCAGTCTTCTTATTAGATGAGATTGATAAAATGTCTAACGATTTCAGGGGAGACCCATCAGCGGCGTTACTTGAAGTGTTAGATCCAGAACAAAACCATAACTTCAGTGATCATTACATTGAAGAGCCATATGATTTATCGAAAGTTATGTTCGTTGCAACTGCTAATACACTTGCAAGTGTTCCGGGCCCATTGCTTGACCGTATGGAAATCATTTCAATTGCTGGTTATACAGAACTTGAAAAGGTGCACATTGCTCGTGAGCATTTATTGCCGAAACAATTAAAAGAGCACGGTTTGCGAAAAGGTAATTTGCAAGTACGTGATGAAGCGCTTCTTGAAATTATTCGTTATTATACACGCGAGGCTGGTGTTCGTACGTTAGAGCGTCAAATTGCAAAAGTTTGCCGTAAAGCAGCAAAAATTATCGTTACAGCAGAACGCAAGCGCATTGTTGTAACAGAGAAAAATATTGTTGATTTACTTGGTAAGCATATATTCCGTTATGGTCAAGCTGAAAAAACAGACCAAGTTGGTATGGCAACAGGTTTAGCTTACACAGCAGCGGGCGGCGATACACTTGCAATTGAAGTGTCTGTAGCGCCAGGAAAAGGGAAATTAATTTTAACAGGGAAACTTGGGGATGTTATGAAAGAATCCGCACAAGCCGCGTTTAGCTATATTCGTTCTCGTGCAGAAGAACTTCATATTGATCCGGATTTCCATGAGAAAAACGATATTCATATTCATGTTCCAGAAGGAGCAGTTCCAAAAGATGGACCATCAGCAGGTATTACGATGGCAACGGCACTTATTTCTGCACTAACAGGTATTCCTGTAAGTAAAGAAGTTGGTATGACAGGTGAAATTACACTTCGTGGTCGTGTATTACCGATTGGTGGTTTGAAAGAAAAAACATTAAGTGCTCACCGCGCGGGATTAACAAAAATTATTTTACCGGCGGAAAATGAGAAAGATTTAGATGATATTCCAGAGAGCGTAAAAGAAAACCTTACGTTTGTGCTTGCATCTCATTTAGACGAAGTATTGGAGCACGCATTAGTAGGAGTGAAACAATGA
- the hemA gene encoding glutamyl-tRNA reductase, translating into MHILVVSVNYRTAPVEFREKLTFQAAELEQAMTTLQNQKSVLENVIVSTCNRTEIYAVVDQLHTGRYYIKKFLADWFQLEIEEIAPYLSIFEQDGAIDHLFRVTCGLDSMVVGETQILGQIKDSFLEAQQVKATGTIFNELFKQVVTLAKRAHSETTIGESAMSVSYAAVELGKKIFGDLTDCHVLILGAGKMGELALQNLYGSGARKVTVMNRTLTKAEVMAEKYMGHAKPLSELQCALLEADILISSTGASEYVITKEMMTKVERMRSGRPLFMVDIAVPRDIDPAIDELEGSFLYDIDDLQGVVEANRAERLKEAEKIQFMIEEEMVLFKTWLSTLGVVPLISALRDKALAIQSDTMESLERKIPNLSDREKKVISKHTKSIINQLLKDPILVAKELAVEEGAGEKLALFAKIFDLEVEEAGNTEEVEHKRAWTPSVPSL; encoded by the coding sequence GTGCATATTCTTGTTGTTAGTGTAAATTATCGAACAGCCCCTGTAGAATTTCGTGAGAAACTCACATTTCAGGCAGCAGAGCTAGAGCAAGCAATGACTACATTACAAAACCAAAAGAGCGTGCTAGAAAATGTCATTGTATCAACTTGTAATCGCACTGAGATTTACGCTGTTGTCGATCAATTACACACGGGACGGTATTACATTAAGAAGTTTTTAGCTGATTGGTTTCAGCTTGAAATAGAAGAAATCGCACCATACTTGTCTATTTTTGAACAAGATGGCGCAATAGATCATTTATTCCGCGTAACGTGCGGTTTGGATTCTATGGTTGTTGGAGAGACGCAAATTTTAGGTCAAATAAAAGATAGCTTTTTAGAAGCACAACAAGTAAAAGCGACAGGTACAATTTTTAATGAGTTGTTTAAGCAAGTGGTTACGTTAGCAAAACGTGCGCACTCAGAAACAACGATTGGTGAAAGTGCGATGTCTGTTAGTTATGCTGCTGTTGAGCTCGGAAAGAAAATATTTGGCGATTTAACAGATTGTCATGTACTTATTCTTGGTGCGGGTAAGATGGGTGAACTTGCACTGCAAAACTTATACGGAAGTGGAGCTCGTAAAGTAACGGTTATGAATAGGACGCTTACGAAAGCGGAAGTGATGGCTGAGAAATATATGGGACATGCAAAGCCTTTAAGTGAATTGCAATGTGCATTATTAGAAGCGGATATTTTAATTAGTTCAACGGGTGCATCAGAATATGTCATTACGAAAGAAATGATGACAAAAGTAGAGAGAATGCGCTCTGGTCGTCCGTTATTTATGGTTGATATTGCAGTACCACGTGATATTGATCCAGCGATTGATGAATTAGAAGGCTCTTTCTTATATGATATCGACGATCTGCAAGGTGTAGTTGAAGCAAACCGTGCTGAACGTTTAAAAGAAGCAGAGAAAATTCAATTTATGATTGAAGAAGAAATGGTTTTATTTAAAACGTGGTTAAGTACGCTAGGTGTTGTACCGTTAATATCAGCTCTTCGTGATAAAGCGCTAGCAATTCAAAGTGATACGATGGAAAGTCTTGAGCGAAAAATACCAAACCTTAGTGATCGTGAGAAAAAAGTAATTAGTAAACATACGAAAAGTATTATTAACCAATTGTTAAAAGACCCAATTTTAGTAGCTAAAGAATTAGCTGTTGAAGAGGGAGCTGGCGAAAAATTAGCTTTATTTGCGAAGATTTTTGATTTAGAAGTGGAAGAAGCGGGAAATACGGAAGAAGTAGAACATAAAAGAGCGTGGACACCATCCGTTCCATCTTTATAA
- the hemC gene encoding hydroxymethylbilane synthase produces the protein MRKIIVGSRKSKLALTQTNWFIDQLKALGLPYEFEVKEIVTKGDVILDVTLSKVGGKGLFVKEIEHALLTKEIDMAVHSMKDMPAVLPDGLTIGCTPKRVDPRDAFISKNGESFKDLAEGAILGTSSLRRSAQLLAARPDLQVKWIRGNIDTRLRKLKDEDYDAIILATAGLQRMGWDGEVITEHLDETLCVPAVGQGALAIECREDDTDLLQLLAHINDAVTERTVAAERVFLHKLEGGCQVPIAGYATLKENDAIELTALVGSMDGSVLLKEIVVGNDPKQVGLEAADRLIKQGAKELILAANKEQQ, from the coding sequence ATGCGCAAAATTATTGTAGGTTCACGAAAGAGTAAACTAGCATTAACACAAACTAATTGGTTTATTGATCAATTAAAAGCGCTTGGGTTACCATATGAATTTGAAGTGAAAGAAATCGTCACAAAAGGTGATGTTATTTTAGATGTTACTCTTTCAAAAGTAGGCGGAAAAGGTTTATTTGTAAAGGAAATTGAACATGCGTTACTTACGAAAGAAATTGATATGGCTGTACATAGTATGAAAGATATGCCAGCTGTACTTCCAGATGGATTAACGATTGGTTGTACGCCAAAGCGCGTTGACCCTCGTGATGCTTTTATTTCTAAAAACGGAGAATCGTTTAAAGACTTAGCAGAAGGCGCGATCTTAGGAACGAGTAGTTTGAGACGTAGTGCACAACTACTAGCTGCGAGACCAGATTTACAAGTGAAATGGATTCGCGGGAATATCGATACACGCTTACGTAAGTTAAAAGATGAAGATTACGATGCAATTATTTTAGCGACAGCTGGATTACAGAGAATGGGCTGGGACGGAGAAGTTATTACAGAACATTTAGATGAAACGTTATGTGTACCAGCCGTAGGACAAGGTGCATTAGCGATTGAATGTCGTGAGGATGATACGGATTTACTTCAGTTGTTAGCGCATATTAATGATGCAGTAACAGAAAGAACAGTGGCTGCTGAACGAGTATTTCTTCATAAACTTGAAGGTGGATGCCAAGTTCCAATCGCTGGATATGCAACTCTTAAAGAAAATGATGCAATCGAATTAACAGCGCTTGTCGGTTCTATGGACGGTTCTGTTTTATTGAAAGAGATAGTAGTAGGTAATGATCCGAAGCAAGTTGGATTAGAGGCTGCGGACCGTTTAATTAAACAAGGAGCAAAAGAGCTCATCCTTGCTGCAAATAAGGAGCAACAATAA